The Streptomyces sp. NBC_00576 genome contains the following window.
CGGACGCTGGGGAGGTCTCGGCCCTGCTCCAGGTCGGCCCGTACGACACCGTGTTTTTCCAGGTCGTCGGTGGGGAGGTAGAGGCGTCCGTCGCGCAGGTCCTCGGCCAGGTCGGTGAGGAAGTCGGTGCGCTGGCAGGCGTCGGCGAGCAGGCGGCAGCTGTCCGCGAAGGCCCGGCTGCCGCCGCCCGGCATCGACAGTCCCGAGGTGATCATGAGGAACGGCCAGGTGAGCTTCTCTATGTACGCCTGGTAGTCGTCCTCGGTCGTGAACCCGGGGAAGTCCAGGTCGACTTGGGCACCGACGAGGTACGAGTCGACCCAGGAGCGCGGCAGTTCACGCTTCTCGGCGGTGTGCAGGAAGGCCCGCAGCAGGGGGTGCCGGGCGGTTCCCGTGTCCAGGGCGGTGCGCACCTGCTCGGCCCAGCCCTCGTAGCGACGCGTCCGCTCCTCCACCGTGCCCCGGTCGCACAGGTCGTCCGTGAACGACGCGAACGCGTATCCGGCCAGTATGTGGGGCTGGAGACGGGCCGGGATCAGCAGCCGTACCGCCAGGTGGCCGGCGGGTTCCCGGCTCAGCATGAACTGCTTGGCCTTCAGATAGGCGGCGCGGTCCGTACCGCTGGTCAC
Protein-coding sequences here:
- a CDS encoding phytoene/squalene synthase family protein, with product MRSWQRCLDAAGVTSGTDRAAYLKAKQFMLSREPAGHLAVRLLIPARLQPHILAGYAFASFTDDLCDRGTVEERTRRYEGWAEQVRTALDTGTARHPLLRAFLHTAEKRELPRSWVDSYLVGAQVDLDFPGFTTEDDYQAYIEKLTWPFLMITSGLSMPGGGSRAFADSCRLLADACQRTDFLTDLAEDLRDGRLYLPTDDLEKHGVVRADLEQGRDLPSVRSLLSATAATAHATLREATRIIAELPEEQRPLTRFVILLHDHRLRRAQAMGAAVTRRPVRDNPIECLRILAASHRRTLDLPALLSKGADPRP